One region of Qipengyuania gaetbuli genomic DNA includes:
- a CDS encoding tetratricopeptide repeat protein translates to MTLLAAPLAILLMQVGPNPTGGGMPGIPDELADRPPREETVDEVKRARLGSCLRQASSTPNEALDYAQRWRETAADELEMAQSAHCLGLALVRLGRTAEAREIFELASAEAPADNLAYAARLTAMAGNAALAGEDLEGALVLLDRAGGQAQAAGDGPLAADLRVDLARVLVRLDRPDDAASALAEAREADGDDPQSWLLSATLSRRMARLGEAQQQIERAALLAPRDPMVGLEAGVIAALSGREADARASFQSVLEVAPDSPQAEQARSYLEQLEPQE, encoded by the coding sequence ATGACCCTTCTTGCCGCACCGCTCGCCATCCTGCTGATGCAGGTCGGACCCAATCCCACCGGCGGCGGGATGCCGGGTATTCCCGACGAGCTCGCCGATCGCCCTCCGCGCGAAGAAACGGTCGACGAGGTGAAGCGCGCACGGCTCGGCTCGTGCCTCAGGCAGGCATCGTCGACGCCCAACGAGGCGCTCGATTACGCGCAGCGCTGGCGCGAAACGGCTGCCGACGAGCTGGAAATGGCGCAGTCGGCCCATTGCCTGGGGCTGGCACTCGTCAGGCTCGGCCGGACTGCCGAAGCGCGCGAGATTTTCGAACTGGCCAGCGCGGAAGCACCTGCCGACAATCTCGCCTATGCCGCGCGTCTGACCGCCATGGCCGGGAACGCCGCGTTGGCCGGCGAAGACCTGGAAGGGGCGCTGGTGCTGCTCGACCGTGCAGGCGGGCAGGCGCAGGCCGCAGGTGACGGCCCGCTTGCAGCCGACCTCAGGGTCGACCTTGCCCGCGTGCTGGTCCGGCTCGACCGCCCCGACGATGCCGCATCCGCGCTGGCCGAAGCGCGCGAGGCCGATGGCGACGATCCGCAGTCCTGGCTGCTCTCGGCCACGCTGTCGCGCCGCATGGCCCGGCTGGGCGAGGCGCAGCAGCAGATCGAGCGCGCGGCCCTCCTTGCCCCGCGCGATCCCATGGTCGGACTGGAAGCGGGCGTGATCGCCGCGCTTTCGGGGCGCGAGGCTGATGCGCGCGCCAGTTTCCAGTCGGTGCTCGAAGTCGCGCCCGACAGCCCGCAGGCCGAACAGGCGCGCAGCTATCTCGAACAGCTGGAGCCGCAGGAGTGA
- a CDS encoding LLM class flavin-dependent oxidoreductase: MTAYSVLDLVPVREGGTLTKAFAAARDLAQAAERLGCKRYWVAEHHAMEGIAGGATSVVLAHIGNATSTIRIGSGGIMLPNHTPFQIAEQFGTLDALFPGRIDLGLGRAPGAGPELQRALRKDLHRAAEMFPQDVVELQAFMAGNTTIHPTPGIGARPEFWMLGSSLFGAQLAARLGMPYAFASHFAPDHLDAALEIYRRDFRPSEACAQPHVMAAMNLFCAETEEEAETLATSQLQAFVALRTGQPSKLKPPVEGYRAQLPPTAQTMLAHIGQASAIGTPDQCAASIAAFVKRTGADEIIFAGPTFDPAERIASLERALAALA; encoded by the coding sequence GTGACCGCCTATTCCGTGCTCGACCTCGTGCCGGTCCGTGAAGGCGGCACGCTGACGAAAGCCTTCGCCGCTGCCCGCGACCTGGCGCAGGCGGCCGAGCGCTTGGGCTGCAAACGCTACTGGGTGGCCGAGCACCACGCGATGGAAGGCATTGCCGGCGGTGCCACCTCGGTCGTGCTCGCCCATATCGGCAATGCCACCAGCACCATCCGCATCGGTTCGGGCGGGATCATGCTGCCCAATCACACGCCGTTCCAGATTGCCGAACAGTTCGGCACGCTCGACGCGCTGTTTCCCGGGCGGATCGACTTGGGGCTCGGCCGCGCACCGGGCGCCGGCCCCGAACTCCAGCGCGCGCTGCGCAAGGACCTCCACCGTGCTGCCGAGATGTTCCCGCAGGACGTGGTCGAGCTGCAGGCCTTCATGGCCGGCAATACGACAATCCACCCCACCCCCGGAATCGGTGCACGGCCCGAATTCTGGATGCTCGGCTCGAGCCTGTTCGGCGCGCAGCTCGCTGCAAGGCTCGGCATGCCCTATGCCTTCGCCAGCCACTTCGCGCCGGACCATCTGGATGCCGCACTGGAAATCTACCGCCGCGACTTCCGGCCGTCAGAAGCCTGCGCGCAGCCCCATGTGATGGCCGCGATGAACCTGTTCTGTGCCGAGACGGAGGAGGAGGCGGAGACGCTGGCAACCTCGCAATTGCAGGCTTTCGTGGCCCTGCGCACGGGCCAGCCGTCGAAGCTCAAACCGCCGGTGGAAGGCTATCGAGCGCAGTTGCCGCCCACGGCGCAGACCATGCTCGCCCATATCGGCCAGGCCAGCGCGATCGGCACACCCGACCAATGCGCCGCCAGCATCGCAGCCTTTGTGAAGCGCACCGGTGCGGACGAGATTATCTTCGCCGGCCCGACCTTCGATCCGGCGGAGCGCATCGCCTCGCTCGAACGGGCGCTTGCCGCACTTGCCTGA